The Planctomycetota bacterium genome segment CTGAAAACGCTGCGGAGTCAACTGATCGGCGACCTGGCCGACGGAGGTGTGCGATGAACGAAAACGAACCCCATCTCAACCCGACAGAACGCGAGGCCATCCAGCGGACGGCCTACGCGCTCGGCGAGCTGTCGCCCGACGAGGCCCGCGACGTCGAGCAACGCCTGGCCGATGACGCGTCGTTGCAGTCGGAAGTCGACGCGACCAAGGCGCTCGCGGACCTGTTGGAGCGCGCGCTCGACGCCGAGGCGACGGACGTGCCGGCCGTGGCGGGGCGAATCGAGCCGGCGTCGTCGTCATCCTCGTCGCGTTTCGGCTGGGGACTGGCGTTGGCGGCCGCGTTGGTGTCGGGCGTTGCGGGACTGCTGTTCGTGACACAGGGTGGCGAGCGCGATCGGTCACCGATCGCGATGAACGAGCCGGAGACGGCGGCCGAACCGGATGATGTTCCGGCGGAGTCTGCGGCCACCGATCGCCCGTTGCCCGAGACAACCGACCCGGTGGACCGCGGGGTCGCCCGATTGGAGACACGCGAAGTCGCAAGTGCGGCCGCGATGATGTTGGACGCGGAGGATGCCCCAATCGTCCGGCACCAGCTCGCGCTGCCACGTCGTGCACGCGCTGACTTTGGGAGCGTGCAGGACGAAACGTCGCGTGCGGCCGCGGCTCTGGCGACGGGCGTCGCGCCTAGGCAGGGTGACGTGTCGAGCGCCGTCCTTGTCAACGCGGTCGAGCACGATTATGTGGCACCGTCTTCGGAGTCGGACCTTCCCGTCGAGGCCAACCTCGCCGTGATGCCGGCCCCTTGGAACCTGAGCAACCAGCTCGTCCAGGTCGCGATTCAGGCCCGGCCGTCGGCGGACGACGAGGCAGTGGTCGCGCGTGACGCGGAGGTGGCCGTCGCGTTCAACCCGGATCGCGTTGCGGCCTTCCGTCGGCTGGATGTCGGGCAGGAGCCGATGGTCCAGGCCGATCAGGACGTGCTCGTCCCGACGCAGGATCTGCTGGCGAATCGGCAGCTGACGGCGTTCTACGAAGTCGTGCCCGCACAAGAGCCCGCGTTCCCGTCGTTGATGCGCGTCCGGCCATCGAAATCAGATGCGTCGCCGGAGACGTTGATGTCGCTCTCGCTGCAATATCGCTCAGCCGATGCGGACGACGAGCGGCAGGTGCGCTGGAAGCTGGACGATGCGGCACGGACGCCGATGTCGGAGTCGGCGGTCTTGTTGCTGCGGCTGGGCCTGCTGCTCAACGATCCGTCGGCCGATGTAGCGAGTTGGCGTCGCCTGCGTGACGACGCTGACGAGCTGCCGACGACGACGACCAAGCCCACGCTGGACGAGTCATTGAACCTGCGGATTCGGCGTCTGATTCAAAACGCCGCAGACGAGGCAGAAGGTCGTTAGCGTGCCCGCAGCGAAGCCGAACGAACTTGTACCGCTGCGGAGCGTCTCGTAAGGTGGATGGGTCCGAGATCGCGACGGTGTCGCGGGTCGGAACCACGCCTGCTCTTTGCCAGACGAGCCGCCGGAAGCCGCTTCGGGCGGCGTTGTCGCGTGATGATCTGAGTCGGGTTTTCCGCAACTTCGCCGCTGTCCGGGCGTGTCACTCGCGGCTCCGTCGGGCCGACGCAACCCTCGCGTCGGCGTCAAGGACGACCGCCTCCAGGAGTCAGACTCGAACAGGGGAAATCAACCATGGCCGACGACACGAACCCGACCCCCCAAGCCACTTCCGACACCGGCCTTCGGTCCGTGATCGACCGGCACGTCAACCGCGAACGCTTTCAGTCGCAGCACTGGGAAGGCTCGTTCTGGGACTATCTCGACCTCGTCCAGCAGGACCCGCGGATCGCCCGCAACGCGTTCCAGAGGACGTACGACATGATCCTGTCGCACGGCTTGGAACAGACGACGTCGTTCAAGGAGCCCGTCACCAAGTACAACTTTTTCGACGACCCCGTCGACGGCGGACAGGACGCGATCTTCGGGCTCGAAGGGCCGCTCATGCAGCTGGTCGACTTCTTCAAGTCGGCCGCGCGGGGTTATGGCACGGAAAAGCGCATCCTCCTCCTGCACGGGCCGGTCGGCTCCAGCAAGTCGACGATTGCGCGTCTCCTCAAGAAGGGCTTGGAGCGGTACAGCCGCACCGACGACGGCAAGCTCTACACGTTCAGCTGGCGCATCCCGGCCCACCTTGTCGGTGGAGAGAAGGGCGATCCCGACGTCATCGAGCCGTGCCCGATGCACGAGGACCCGCTGCTGCTTCTGCCCGACGAGGCCAAGCCTGCGGTGCTCAAAGCGCTCAACGACGCCGCTCCCGACGGCCTGAAGCTTCGGCTGCACGGCGACATCTGCCCCTTCTGCCGCAAGGTCTTCCGCGATCTCGTCGAGCTCTACGACGGCGACTGGCACCGTGTGATGTCCGACCACGTCATCGTGCGGAGGCTCGTGCTCAGCGAGACCGACCGCATCGGCATCGGCACGTTCCAGCCGAAAGACGAGAAGAACCAGGACTCCACCGAGCTCACCGGCGACATCAACTACCGCAAGATCGCCGAGTACGGAAGCGACTCCGACCCGCGGGCCTTCAATTTCGACGGCGAGCTCAACGTCGCCAATCGCGGCATCGTGGAGTTCATCGAAATACTCAAGCTCGACGTCGCCTTCCTCTACGACCTGCTGACCGCGAGCCAGGAACGCGTCATCAAGCCCAAGAAGTTCGCTCAGACCTTCATCGACGAAGTCATCCTCGGCCACACTAACGAGCCGGAGTACAAGCGGCTCCAGGGCAACGAGATGATGGAGGCGTTCCGCGATCGGACCATCAAGATCGACGTGCCGTACAACACGCGGCTGGACGACGAGATCCGCATCTACGAGAAGGACTTCTCGCCCGAGCGCATCCGCGGCATCCACGTCGCCCCGCACACTGTCGAAGTCGCCGCCATGTGGGCGTTGCTCACGCGTTTGGCCGAGCCCAAGAAGGCGGGCATCACCAAGATCCAGAAGCTCAAGCTCTACAACGGCCGCTGCATTCCGGGCTTCACCGAAGAGTCCATCCGCGAGCTTAAGGAAGAGTCGCCGCGTGAAGGCATGACCGGTATCAGCCCGCGGTACATCCAGGACAAGATCAGCAACACGCTTGTCAGCCATCAGGCCCAGCTCGACAACATGATCAACCCGTTCATGGTCATGAACGAGCTGGAGAACGGCCTTTCGCAGCACTCGCTCATCACCGACGAGGAGCTCAAGCAGGAGTACCGCGAGCTGCTCAGCGTCGTGAAGGACGAGTACGAGGACATCATCAAGGGCGAAGTCCAGCGGGCCATCAGTGCCGACGAGGACGCCATCAAACGCCTCGCTGCGAACTACATCGAGAACGTCCGCGCGTACACGCAGCACGAGAAGGTCCGCAACCGCTACACCGGCAAGG includes the following:
- a CDS encoding serine protein kinase, whose protein sequence is MADDTNPTPQATSDTGLRSVIDRHVNRERFQSQHWEGSFWDYLDLVQQDPRIARNAFQRTYDMILSHGLEQTTSFKEPVTKYNFFDDPVDGGQDAIFGLEGPLMQLVDFFKSAARGYGTEKRILLLHGPVGSSKSTIARLLKKGLERYSRTDDGKLYTFSWRIPAHLVGGEKGDPDVIEPCPMHEDPLLLLPDEAKPAVLKALNDAAPDGLKLRLHGDICPFCRKVFRDLVELYDGDWHRVMSDHVIVRRLVLSETDRIGIGTFQPKDEKNQDSTELTGDINYRKIAEYGSDSDPRAFNFDGELNVANRGIVEFIEILKLDVAFLYDLLTASQERVIKPKKFAQTFIDEVILGHTNEPEYKRLQGNEMMEAFRDRTIKIDVPYNTRLDDEIRIYEKDFSPERIRGIHVAPHTVEVAAMWALLTRLAEPKKAGITKIQKLKLYNGRCIPGFTEESIRELKEESPREGMTGISPRYIQDKISNTLVSHQAQLDNMINPFMVMNELENGLSQHSLITDEELKQEYRELLSVVKDEYEDIIKGEVQRAISADEDAIKRLAANYIENVRAYTQHEKVRNRYTGKDEEPDERLMRSIETKIDIPESRKDDFRQEIMNYIGALALDGKKFEYNTNSRLLKALELKLFEDQRDTIKLKNLVSSVVDDETQQKIDVVKDRLIKYFGYNDASATDVLNYVASIFARGDTKGEE
- a CDS encoding YfbK domain-containing protein codes for the protein MNENEPHLNPTEREAIQRTAYALGELSPDEARDVEQRLADDASLQSEVDATKALADLLERALDAEATDVPAVAGRIEPASSSSSSRFGWGLALAAALVSGVAGLLFVTQGGERDRSPIAMNEPETAAEPDDVPAESAATDRPLPETTDPVDRGVARLETREVASAAAMMLDAEDAPIVRHQLALPRRARADFGSVQDETSRAAAALATGVAPRQGDVSSAVLVNAVEHDYVAPSSESDLPVEANLAVMPAPWNLSNQLVQVAIQARPSADDEAVVARDAEVAVAFNPDRVAAFRRLDVGQEPMVQADQDVLVPTQDLLANRQLTAFYEVVPAQEPAFPSLMRVRPSKSDASPETLMSLSLQYRSADADDERQVRWKLDDAARTPMSESAVLLLRLGLLLNDPSADVASWRRLRDDADELPTTTTKPTLDESLNLRIRRLIQNAADEAEGR